AAATGTAGCCACCTTATGAACATCTCCGAGCTGGGCCGTCGTAATATGGCATTCATTACCGGGCTGTTTTTTGTGGCGCTTGCCGGGGGGATTCGCCTCTTGCCGGGGACGGAGCAGGGCGTCGATGTCCGCCGCCTCGAAGCTACCGCTGCGGACAGGGCAGCAATATCGAGACGTACCGCCGAGGCACTCAAGACCGCAGCCCGACAGCTAGGGACCGGCTTCACGCCTTCCTTCAGCGAATCAGGGCGCTTGCGCGCGCTTGCGCGCTTCGCCCCTCCTCTTTCAGCGCCGGACCTGCGCGATGCGGAGATGGTTGGGCGCGAATTCGCCGCCGCTCACCTGGACCTGCTGGGCCTCGATGGCGCATGGCTTCCAGACCTGGAACTTGCCGCGCGTGATCATGCCGGGCGTAACACCCTGCTCAGATTCCGCCAGCAATGGGCCGGCATTCCTGTTTTCCAAAGCGACCTGCGCATTCATATCACCCCTGCGGGCGAAGTAGTCGAAGTCGATTTCCAGCTCGAATCGCTCCCACCCCCAGCCAACTCACCGGCGAATACCCCATCGATATCACCGGAATCGGCTTTATTGACCTGTATCGATGGCATGGATCCGGCATTGACGAACCCTCGCCGTACAATTCAGGAACCGGCCCGAGGTCCACGCCGGCGCACAACGCTGCACTTTGGGCCTTTTTCGGACGAAGTGACGGCACAGTGGGTATGGTTTCCGGCGGGAAGACAACTGCGCCTGGCATGGCATTTCGATGCGGTCGCCACGGATGGGAAAAACTATTATGAATGTGTGGTCGATGCAACCGACGGGACGCTGCTCTACCGGAACTCGATCACGGACACCGAAATAACCGGCCTGGTCTTTGACGGCTCTTCGCCGCAGCCGAGCGCGACGCCGGGGGTCATCCCGCCGAAGCCCGATCCTCCCGATTTCGTCACGCGGGTGTCAATGTCGTTCGCGGGCGATCCGACTGCCTCTCCGATCGGGTGGGTGGGCCCCGATAATGAGACGATTGGAAACAACGTCATCGTCAGGGAGGACAAGGCTGGAGATAATGAGAAAACCCTGGGGGCTACGGCCAAAGCCACAGACGGACACTTCGACTTCGATTTGCAGCTCGGACCTCTGGCCCCCTCACCCGTGAATTTTACAGAGGCCTCTTTGACCAGCCTGTTCTTCTGGTGCAATCTGGCCCACGACTATTTTTACAAACTCGGCTTCACCGAGCCTGCCGGCAACTTTCAGGAAGACAACTTCAGCAAAGGCGGTGTGGGTCAGGATTCCGTGAGGGTAGACGCGCAAGATGGCATCGATCTCAGCGTGCCCAACCTGAACAATGCCAGCATGAGCACGCCCGAAGACGGTTCCAAACCCCGCATGAGTGCTTATCTGTGGGGACCCTTGAATGGCCCGTACGTGGATTGTGCTTTTGATGCCGAAGTCGTCCTGCACGAATACACCCACGGGGTGTTTCGCCGGCTCACGCCTGCCATCGGAGGGGTTCAGGGCGGCGCGATGAACGAGGGCGACAGCGATTTTTTCTCGCTGAATTATCTCGTCCCGGCTTCGGCATCGCCGGATGGCAGCTTCACCCATGGCGGCTTTTCCAAACAGGACTTTCTTCATGGGACCCGAAGCCGTCCGTACTCTACCGATTTAGCCGTGAACGATCTCAGCTATGCGGATTTTGGGCACGTGAAAAGAAGTGGGGCCGAAGTTCATGCCGATGGTGAAATCTGGGTCGAAGGCATGTGGGAGCTGCGCGCAAGGTTAATCAAGAAGTTCGGTTACGAGGAAGGCCGCCGGCGCGTCGCCCAGCTCATGATCGATGCGATGAAACGTGCGCCCGCCAATCCGTCTTATGTGGACATGCGGGATGCACTGCTGGCCGCAGATCAAGCCGACCAGGCGGGCGCAGACGCCAATCTCATCTGGGAATCCTTTGCCCGGCGTGGGATGGGCTTCATGGCAGTCGGAGGCACCGGTTCGACACTGGAGGTGCTGCCCTCTCAAGACCTGCCATCGCCTTCAGGCAAGGTGCGCTTCTTTGAGAACGTCTTCTTCATCGGCGAGACGGTTCGAGTCTATGTCGGGGACAGCAACAATGCGGAAGCAACCTTAACCTTGCCTATTGAATCAACGGGGGGCGACAGCGAAGCGCTCACCTTCACGCGCTCGGGCGCTCTTTATCAGGCGAGCATCCTCTCAGAAAGCGGCACACCCACGAAGGATGACGGTAAGTTCCAGGTTGCGCCCGGAGACACCATTCGCGTGTCCTACCGTGATGTCGATGACGGCTCCGGCCGGGTCAGCGACGTGTTTGCGGAAGCGGGCATCCGGGCTGCTTATGACGTCAAGCCGCAGCCCAGCAGCCTGGAAACCCTACAGGAGACCAGGCTTTTTCTGATTGGCGACAATCTCACCCGGCTTTATTCCCTTCCCTTTGGGTTCCCTTTCTACAACCGGCTGATCGACTCCGTTTACATCTCCACAAACGGCCTGATCACGATCGGAATACCGGTCAGCAGCGGGTCCAGCTCTCAATCAGCCCTGAAAAACTACTCTGCAATCGCCCCCCTCTGGATGGACTTGCGCACCACCGGAAACGCTGTCACACAAGAGGACGTCTACGTATCCAACCCAAGCCCCGACAGCATGCGTTTCCGTTGGGCAGCGGAAACCGTGAAGCGCGACAGCAAGGGAGTCCTGATCGCCGGCACTCCCGTTCAGTTTGCAGTCACGCTCTTTGAGAACGGCGACATTGTCTTCGACTATGGCTCCGGCAACACCGGCCTGACACCCACGGTCGGAATCTCACGGCGCGCCGATGCCCTGGCGCAGATCTATGCCCCTTACAGCAGCAGCAATCCTAACCAGCCGGCCTCACTGGATTCTGCGCCGGCCCTGCACTGGGCCTATCCAGGCGGCGGCACGATGACGACGACCATTTTCCCCTTCCTGGACAATTCCGACTCGGGCTACACTGGCCTGGCCGTCGCCAACTATGGCGACAAATCCCAGGACGTTCTCTTCTCCGCACAACAGGACAATGGCCAGGCTTTTTCGCCGCCGATAAATCCCGAGTCCATTTCCCTGACGGGAGGCGCCCAGGCCGCCGTCCTTGGCCAGCAGCTCTTTCCTTCACTTCCGGCGCAATTCAGCGGCTGGGTGGAAGCAAGATCGACCGACAGCCGGCTTGCCGCCTTCTTTGTCACGGGAGACAACGCCCAGACTTATTTGAGCGGCGCGTTGACCGCGGCACGGCCATCCAGGGACCTGATTTTCACGCACATTACTGCCGCCGACGCGACTTCAGGAACCAGTCTCTATCTCGTCAATCCGGGAGGTGCCGCGGCCAACGTCCAAATCTGCTGGTACGACTCCGAGACCAGCGCTCCCGCCCGCGTCATGCGCA
This genomic interval from Terriglobia bacterium contains the following:
- a CDS encoding M36 family metallopeptidase → MNISELGRRNMAFITGLFFVALAGGIRLLPGTEQGVDVRRLEATAADRAAISRRTAEALKTAARQLGTGFTPSFSESGRLRALARFAPPLSAPDLRDAEMVGREFAAAHLDLLGLDGAWLPDLELAARDHAGRNTLLRFRQQWAGIPVFQSDLRIHITPAGEVVEVDFQLESLPPPANSPANTPSISPESALLTCIDGMDPALTNPRRTIQEPARGPRRRTTLHFGPFSDEVTAQWVWFPAGRQLRLAWHFDAVATDGKNYYECVVDATDGTLLYRNSITDTEITGLVFDGSSPQPSATPGVIPPKPDPPDFVTRVSMSFAGDPTASPIGWVGPDNETIGNNVIVREDKAGDNEKTLGATAKATDGHFDFDLQLGPLAPSPVNFTEASLTSLFFWCNLAHDYFYKLGFTEPAGNFQEDNFSKGGVGQDSVRVDAQDGIDLSVPNLNNASMSTPEDGSKPRMSAYLWGPLNGPYVDCAFDAEVVLHEYTHGVFRRLTPAIGGVQGGAMNEGDSDFFSLNYLVPASASPDGSFTHGGFSKQDFLHGTRSRPYSTDLAVNDLSYADFGHVKRSGAEVHADGEIWVEGMWELRARLIKKFGYEEGRRRVAQLMIDAMKRAPANPSYVDMRDALLAADQADQAGADANLIWESFARRGMGFMAVGGTGSTLEVLPSQDLPSPSGKVRFFENVFFIGETVRVYVGDSNNAEATLTLPIESTGGDSEALTFTRSGALYQASILSESGTPTKDDGKFQVAPGDTIRVSYRDVDDGSGRVSDVFAEAGIRAAYDVKPQPSSLETLQETRLFLIGDNLTRLYSLPFGFPFYNRLIDSVYISTNGLITIGIPVSSGSSSQSALKNYSAIAPLWMDLRTTGNAVTQEDVYVSNPSPDSMRFRWAAETVKRDSKGVLIAGTPVQFAVTLFENGDIVFDYGSGNTGLTPTVGISRRADALAQIYAPYSSSNPNQPASLDSAPALHWAYPGGGTMTTTIFPFLDNSDSGYTGLAVANYGDKSQDVLFSAQQDNGQAFSPPINPESISLTGGAQAAVLGQQLFPSLPAQFSGWVEARSTDSRLAAFFVTGDNAQTYLSGALTAARPSRDLIFTHITAADATSGTSLYLVNPGGAAANVQICWYDSETSAPARVMRTLEARSRLAADVSTLFPSLPENFKSGYLRITSDTDIAGVALSQGNGAPCMIMAQEPSAAATQFGAQFASGYLGGIDYETQVSLVNTSDSPRTMMIELRGNDGLRVSGPGITNPKSITLASGGQLHLRGDVLFGLPDPIAGPGFFEGTLVLAADGAGVVGDVTFGEAVTHQFAASLPLDAARGSDLIFAQVAEGGDGKPYFTGVAMFNPNANDVTVRVQVFQRKGIVSGTADLKLKSNSRISRTLDQLVPGLNQIGGYVRVTSTGGPIAGFAVYGDSTLDFLVAIPPQFISR